Within Saccharomyces paradoxus chromosome X, complete sequence, the genomic segment ATAAAATAATTCTataataatttcttgattttgCCTTGTATTCAGGTAAATCACCATCAAACTGTATTATCTCTTTTATAcctttattatatataccTTAGAAAACACCGTACGGAACGAAGGGGCTGCAGAAATGTTCTAGAAGATAATGGCAATAATAGGGATACAGGTCGATCAGATCCGCCTATATAAAAGACAACGCACCGACCGTGGACAAGAACGCAGACAGACGTGTTTACTGGCGACGGAGAGTAAACAGAATAAGAGATAAGAtaacaagaacaagatgTTAAGGAAGGGAACTTCAACAATATATAGGACACACAAAAAAACCAATAGCAGCATACTCAGGAGCCAGCGAGACCAGACTAAGGTGGATTCGTTGGTAGAAGAATCTCCCATGGGTGATTTTGGGATCCATAACCAGCCTACACAGCCTGGGGTGATATACTACTTTGTTGAACTGACTAATTTAGGCATACAGGAGAACACAAGcagcaataacaataacaataacaaccATAGCGACGATGAAAACGGTGGTCGATACGGCCACGGTAGCAGTTTAGGTGGAGATGTCCATTCTCACCGTTGTTCATCTACTTAAGCATTATAAAGCATATCTAACAATATCATTCGGGTTATACTGGATAACCCACACGCGGATGCGGGGTTGTAACGATTGTGCGCAATTCATAACGTGCCACAGATGATAGCACTACGGAAGGACAGCGGGACTTTAGTGATTTATTAGTTTCTGTGCATAAAGTGTATAGTATATTCACACAAatgtatacatatatatatattattggAATACAGAAATCTACAGGTGTACTGTACAATATAGCTCTCTCGGGGGCCCTTTTTAAGTGCTATTGTTTTAACTAAAGAGTCACCCGGTTTCCCGCGCCAAAGTTTCCATCTTATGCCAAATTTCAGAGGATAAAATCGCTAATTCTCATCAAAAGATAGAAACTGTGAAAGAATCAAGTTCAGAAGAAAGCGTTTCGCAAAAATAGAGTACACAGGAGCGTCATGTCAGCCGATCATTCGAGAGATCCATGTCCTATAGTCATATTAAACGATTTTGGTGGTGCCTTTGCCATGGGTGCTATTGGTGGTGTTGTTTGGCATGGGATTAAAGGTTTTAGAAATTCGCCATTAGGTGAACGTGGTTCAGGAGCTGTGAGCGCGATCAAAGCGCGTGCTCCTGTGCTGGGTGGTAACTTTGGTGTTTGGGGTGGTTTGTTTTCTACGTTTGATTGCGCTGTGAAAGCCGTCAGAAAGAGAGAAGATCCATGGAATGCTATCATTGCAGGGTTTTTCACTGGTGGCGCTTTGGCTGTGAGAGGTGGTTGGAGACATACAAGGAACAGTTCTATCACATGTGCTTGTTTGTTGGGTGTGATTGAAGGTGTGGGGCTAATGTTCCAGAGATATGCTGCTTGGCAAGCTAAGCCTATGGCTCCTCCTTTGCCTGAGGCTCCTCCCTCTCAACCTCTACAGGCTTAAACGATAGAGGTACCATATATGAgtcatttttcatttccgTGAAAGTAGCCTTATTCGGCACATTCTTTGTTACACGAATGTTGTATTGCACTAGCTTTCTTTACGTTTTCACCTTATTTTCAGCCTTCCTTTTAAGATCGCCAACCATTCCCCCAACCATGTATATACTATGTATTAAAAAAGTATCATATTTTACCtctgaagagaaaataataacaggCCAAAAAAATGGCGTAGAAACTTTATAATGTTACTTTATTAATTGTAATGACTATACGTATAAGGAAAATTAAGAAAAGGCAAATTTCATATACATTTGATGTACGGTATCAGCACTAAACTGTAATAAAAGGGAAAAGGAGGGGGTAGCGAGAGAAAAGTCAAACAAAACAATGATCTATTCTTCGACAATGTGAAGCTTATTAAATGCACTTGTTGGCCCTTCTTGGACAGAATGAGTTACAGCATAATCATTAGGAATGTCGCTAGATACGTTCTCCTTCCTCTTACTGATAGCACCAATATCGACACTATCAGTGCCGCCAGTGGCAGAACTAGAATTGTAGACATAATTGCGGTTTGCGTTGTTTTTAGAGTCCCTCGTGCTTCTGTGATCGTTTTGCCGACCTTTTGTATTATCATGTTTTTCTGATGGCCCTGGTAAAGACGATCCTGGAGGGAACCACTCACCTGTGAATTCCTGCTTTGTTATGAAAGGATGTAGCATGGCTTGCTGTGGTGTCCACCTTTCCAATGGATTTAAATTAAGCACACCacttaaaaaatgaattaaGCATTCCCTACTCTGCATTTCTTGGTCAATAAGTTCCTGTGAGTTTTGTATGCTTTTAGGATATCTGTAGTTTCTAATAATATCTGGCAGCCTTTTCCACTTAAAATATTGCTTACTGGGCTTTTCTACTATATTGTATTCCCTGCAAAACTCTTCAATGGTTTTCATACGATGCTTTTGTGTAGAGGCAGCACTTTCTTCTGGtgtcaattttttcatgaATTTTCCAGAGTTTTTACCCATATCTATCATCCACGATGGAGGATATCCAAGCGTGTCTATTATCCTTGTTAATTGATTATATTCAGAAGCACCTGGAAAAATCGGTATACCCAAGAACAATTCAGCAACAATGCAACCCAAGGACCACATGTCAATACTGGTCGAATAAGGGATGCCTAGTATAATCTCAGGAGCTCGATAAAACCTGGATTGGATATATGTATAAACGGTTCTTGCCTCTTCGCAAGATGAACCGAAATCGATAATTTTCAATTCCGGTTTATCCGGTGCGCAGAGTAAAATATTCTCTGGCTTCAAATCGCAATGAATCAGTTTACTTTCCTTCAAAACGCATAACGAATCTAATATTTGGGTGGTAAATGTTCTGATGAGTTGTATAGACAGTCCATgaaatttgttttgttttaaCAACTCATACAAATTATTGCTTAGCAACTCAAACACCAAACATAAGTGGTTCTTGTGGACAAAGGAGTCATGCATTCTTAAAAAATGGTGTTTGTTAGCTGGGTCTATCTTTTGGTTCAGCAACTCTAAAATTTTGGCTTCCGTTATACTTTGGGTCAAATACTCTGTTCTCGATTTAACTACTTTTACAGCCAATATTTCCTTGGTCAGCAAATTTTGACACTTGACCACTTGGCCGAATGTACCTTGACCTAAAATGTCAAGCACGAGGTACTTTCTGTTCTGTTCTACACCCAAAACGTCATTTACATAGAGAATATAGTCACTGTTTATGTTGTCAAATCCGTTGTTACATTTTCCCTCGCTGGGTTTCGTGAGTACTCTCTTAGGGTTTTTAGACGTTTGATAGGTAAATTCGGGAGAGCATAAGGAATATGTAGTAATCAGGCTTTTTGTGACACTAACTAAGGGGGATATTGTCTTAGAATTAAGTGACGCACGTCTAAACTTTGGAGTAGCATTTAAGACGGGTTGAAGATCGTTTTTAGAATTGCAAGGTTGCATCTGAGGAATAGATAATTTTTGAGCTTGTACCTCATCTCTTCGTAACTGCTTAAAAGGGGGCTGTAATGGGGGACTTGTACTCGGAGGATACGCACTGAGCCTCCTGTAAGGTGACATGACTGGTATGGAGTTTGTTCCTTGATTAGCATTTGAATTGagcgaagaaaaattggacGAATAATTTGTTGCAGCTAGACTCTGCCTTCTTTGAAACTCTTGACGATCATAAAGAGAGGGCACGAACCTAGATCCAAACTGGGAAGAAGGGATAGCGCCCTGCTGGTATGCatgttgttgctgctgttgatAACCGGAAGGATACTGGCCACTGGTACTTCCTGCTAGATTCGTATTAGAGTTCGTGTAAGCGGGATAGCTGTCGTACTGGAAAGGATTCGGGGCAGGCGCCCTGGCCGGGGGTACAACAAGACTAGATTTACGTCGTCTGTATGCATCTAAACTTTCATTACTGTTTAAATCATCGTATTGTGGGGGATACACCAGGTTTTGTTGAGAATTAGTTACTTTTTCCTCATTCCAAGGgttaacaaaaaaaaattgggaattttgttgttgctgttgctgctgctgctgctgctgctgctgctgctgtggAGGTCTTTGAGAACCTTGATTCACGTATGATGGGTTCCATATACTTCTTCCAGAATGCCTATCGTCCGGGCTTGCTCTACCCGAGCCCATACTAGCATCACTGTGGGTAACTAGGGTCGGGCTCAGAGAGTTATTCATATTGCTATTGGTGCTAGACGAGTCGTTATTATTGGATGAATTCATGATTCTTCAAATTAGCATgtgaaaaaatgataacGGAAAAAATTGCCCTTGTACAGTCAGTTTTGATCTTCaccaaaattcttttttaaagtaTTCGCTCAATCTAGTAGCCAGATTATCAGTGTCTACCTCCAGTGTTGGTGTTGGAattgtttccttttatCTGTTTAGCATTGCTACTCATTGTTAAGCTCAGAAGGGGTAAATCTGAGGAGGAGGGGGTCACTGGGAAAATGCTGTAGAAGGGGCAGGTAGGGTTACTACAGCCATAGCGTTACTTTGATGTATTTATTAGGTCTTTTATGCACTTTTACAATTTCTGCTCTTAGGCCTGAATACATTTTTTAGGTGTTTATTACGTGTAACACGACATATGCAGAGTTGATGATATAgtctttcttcaactttttGCAAGTTTGCTACTAAACATACATACGTACACAGGAGGAAGCCAAAGTAAAGAAAGAGGGCCTTGAATGGGTTGCTGCGTCTTAATAAGTTGTGTTTGAGGGCGAGGGTGCACAACATTAATTCATATcgaaaatatatataacaacATAGAAGAATGAATGTTTCTACATCAACTTTTCAAACAAGACGGAGAAGATTGAAGAAAgtagaggaagaagaaaatgcgGCTACTCTCCAACTAGGCCAGGAATTCCAACTGAAACAGTTAAACCATCAGggtgaagaggaagaattGATTGCCTTGAACCTAAGTGAAGCCAGGTTAGTTATCAAAGAAGCTCTAATAGAACGTAGGAGAGCATTTAAAAGATCACAAAAGAAacacaagaagaagcactTGAAGCATGAAAACGCCAATGATGAAACTACGGCTGTagaggaggaagatgatgatctggatgaagatgacgtTAATGctggtgatgatgattttaTGCATTCTGAAACTAGAGAAAAGGAATTGGAGTCTATCGACGTTCTGTTAGAACAGACCACGGGaggaaataataaagatttgaaaaacacCATGCAGTATTTGACAAATTTCTCCCGATTTAGAGACCAAGAAACCGTCGGGGCGGTTATACAGCTTCTGAAAAGCACTGGGTTACATCCGTTTGAAGTGGCGCAGTTAGGTTCTTTGGCCTGTGACACAGCCGATGAAGCAAAGACTTTGATTCCGAGTTTgaacaataaaatatctgACGATGAGTTAGAAAGGATATTAAAGGAATTGTCAAACTTAGAAACGCTCTATTAATAATTGTACGTATACGTGTGTGTAAGTAgtaatgaatttttcactctGTGCAAGTTAATCTATTTAACAGGAAAAGAGACAGAATTTTAAACCTGGTGTTGCTCTTCTTTCAGGAAATATTTGCCACTACCGTTTTTCCACCATCTCATCAAGCAGCTATGGGGGGTTATGTCTATGACACTCTCATCATGGCTTTTGCATCTGCACCTCTGATCGAGCCTAATGGCGTACGATGCCGGACAGGTACCGAATGGTGAGTGGAAGTAGCCAAGTTCATCAAAatgaattatttcttcAGGTCTCAGCAGTAGGGAGACACCAATTGAATGCACAGGAGCGTCACCCCATCTCTCGTAATAAAATCCGCCCTTGGCGTCTAAAGTTtcgaaaaatttcttgtatTCGTCACTtctgaagaaattcaagTCGCCAATCTCAAAATTCGACCAAAAATGGCATAAATTGTAGTTAGAGTTTGCTTCAACAACGGGGTAGTGCTTACCGACCAATCCTGAATCAGTTAAAAAAGCATATGCACTGTCCTCTTTACGTAAAATCATCTCTTCGTTAGTTACTAGATACTCCTCTACTGCATCCCATAAAGTTGGTATGGTCTCCTCATATTCATATAACGAAATGACAAATCCGTATTTTTTGGCCTTCAATCTCATAATCCTGAACGGGTCGTATGGGAAATCGCAATAATATTCAACATTGGGTTCCACCCTAAAGTAGTAATCATAGTTATCCAGTATTGGCTgcctgaaaaaaaaaccagaATTGAATCGACACATGTTTCTGTATGACTTGGATCCCCCATATAAGACCCCTTCGTCCTCCATCGTTCGTAgtctttcttcaaagaatgTTTCGTTAATCCATTTCGGCCGATTCCAGTCTTCTGGTGGAATTAAGGCGTATTGGGTCTTCCCACTTGCCATTGCCGTCGTGGCTTCAATGAAGTCTTGGTCGAAGGGAACATCATTCAGGAAAGTCCAATCATAGTGATATTTGTTATTAAATCTGTCTTCCAATGACCTCATTGAATCTAATGCCCCTTCTAATTCTGAATTTCTCACTAGCATTAAAATTGTTGCATTTTCCCGTGAGTAAAAAGGACCAAAATCATTTTGTCTTGTATAGTTTAACGTGTAGTCGTCGTAGCTATTGCGGGAAAGTTTTACCTCGGGGAAGtagtttcttcttcgacTTGAATCATATTGTTCTTTTACTCTTCGAGAAAGGGTACAATAAGAGCTGTCAATCTTATGGTATTTTCGTATGAGAAATAACTCTTTACCAAAAATATAGATCATAAAGGTCCATATCGGTAAGAATACGCCAAGGATGTACAACAAGCCTCTTTTTGCCATTTAACAATTTCTGATGATACACTTCTTTAATTCTGATAGCGACTTCCAAGCATTAAATTTGGAGATGGAATGAAGAAGTAGTGACAAGTTAGCTCTGtaagcaaaaaataaagaggcGTAGTGCTTTGCGTTTAACTTTcctt encodes:
- the ROQ1 gene encoding Roq1p (Cytoplasmic hydrophilin essential in desiccation-rehydration process~similar to YJL144W): MLRKGTSTIYRTHKKTNSSILRSQRDQTKVDSLVEESPMGDFGIHNQPTQPGVIYYFVELTNLGIQENTSSNNNNNNNHSDDENGGRYGHGSSLGGDVHSHRCSST
- the TIM17 gene encoding protein transporter TIM17 (Essential component of the TIM23 complex~similar to YJL143W); its protein translation is MSADHSRDPCPIVILNDFGGAFAMGAIGGVVWHGIKGFRNSPLGERGSGAVSAIKARAPVLGGNFGVWGGLFSTFDCAVKAVRKREDPWNAIIAGFFTGGALAVRGGWRHTRNSSITCACLLGVIEGVGLMFQRYAAWQAKPMAPPLPEAPPSQPLQA
- the YAK1 gene encoding serine/threonine protein kinase YAK1 (Serine-threonine protein kinase~similar to YJL141C); this translates as MNSSNNNDSSSTNSNMNNSLSPTLVTHSDASMGSGRASPDDRHSGRSIWNPSYVNQGSQRPPQQQQQQQQQQQQQQQNSQFFFVNPWNEEKVTNSQQNLVYPPQYDDLNSNESLDAYRRRKSSLVVPPARAPAPNPFQYDSYPAYTNSNTNLAGSTSGQYPSGYQQQQQHAYQQGAIPSSQFGSRFVPSLYDRQEFQRRQSLAATNYSSNFSSLNSNANQGTNSIPVMSPYRRLSAYPPSTSPPLQPPFKQLRRDEVQAQKLSIPQMQPCNSKNDLQPVLNATPKFRRASLNSKTISPLVSVTKSLITTYSLCSPEFTYQTSKNPKRVLTKPSEGKCNNGFDNINSDYILYVNDVLGVEQNRKYLVLDILGQGTFGQVVKCQNLLTKEILAVKVVKSRTEYLTQSITEAKILELLNQKIDPANKHHFLRMHDSFVHKNHLCLVFELLSNNLYELLKQNKFHGLSIQLIRTFTTQILDSLCVLKESKLIHCDLKPENILLCAPDKPELKIIDFGSSCEEARTVYTYIQSRFYRAPEIILGIPYSTSIDMWSLGCIVAELFLGIPIFPGASEYNQLTRIIDTLGYPPSWMIDMGKNSGKFMKKLTPEESAASTQKHRMKTIEEFCREYNIVEKPSKQYFKWKRLPDIIRNYRYPKSIQNSQELIDQEMQSRECLIHFLSGVLNLNPLERWTPQQAMLHPFITKQEFTGEWFPPGSSLPGPSEKHDNTKGRQNDHRSTRDSKNNANRNYVYNSSSATGGTDSVDIGAISKRKENVSSDIPNDYAVTHSVQEGPTSAFNKLHIVEE
- the RPB4 gene encoding DNA-directed RNA polymerase II subunit RPB4 (RNA polymerase II subunit B32~similar to YJL140W); protein product: MNVSTSTFQTRRRRLKKVEEEENAATLQLGQEFQLKQLNHQGEEEELIALNLSEARLVIKEALIERRRAFKRSQKKHKKKHLKHENANDETTAVEEEDDDLDEDDVNAGDDDFMHSETREKELESIDVLLEQTTGGNNKDLKNTMQYLTNFSRFRDQETVGAVIQLLKSTGLHPFEVAQLGSLACDTADEAKTLIPSLNNKISDDELERILKELSNLETLY
- the YUR1 gene encoding mannosyltransferase YUR1 (Mannosyltransferase involved in protein N-glycosylation~similar to YJL139C) gives rise to the protein MAKRGLLYILGVFLPIWTFMIYIFGKELFLIRKYHKIDSSYCTLSRRVKEQYDSSRRRNYFPEVKLSRNSYDDYTLNYTRQNDFGPFYSRENATILMLVRNSELEGALDSMRSLEDRFNNKYHYDWTFLNDVPFDQDFIEATTAMASGKTQYALIPPEDWNRPKWINETFFEERLRTMEDEGVLYGGSKSYRNMCRFNSGFFFRQPILDNYDYYFRVEPNVEYYCDFPYDPFRIMRLKAKKYGFVISLYEYEETIPTLWDAVEEYLVTNEEMILRKEDSAYAFLTDSGLVGKHYPVVEANSNYNLCHFWSNFEIGDLNFFRSDEYKKFFETLDAKGGFYYERWGDAPVHSIGVSLLLRPEEIIHFDELGYFHSPFGTCPASYAIRLDQRCRCKSHDESVIDITPHSCLMRWWKNGSGKYFLKEEQHQV